From Acidipropionibacterium acidipropionici, one genomic window encodes:
- a CDS encoding sugar-binding transcriptional regulator yields the protein MNEWADDVWTAASMYYLQGETMDVIAKHLGTSRSTVSRLLKQARQTGLVRISLAQPTGPPNGAGTSLSRMFGVRTTVVPVRSGTTAVHRLDQVARIAGQLATDLVEDHTSIGIAWGTTLDAVAQHVIPKDVRGVQVVQMNGAANPVTSGIPYVGNLMARLGQAFQAEVVHFPVPAFFDNPETKAAMWRERAVQSVLKEQRTLDVAIFGVGALQGPVPSHVYSSGYLDDAEMGELSGSGVVGDVNTVFLKADGSYADIPFNERATGMSPHQLRKVPRRVCVVAGKAKARILLAALRARVATDLVVDDETARAVLDLM from the coding sequence ATGAACGAGTGGGCGGACGATGTGTGGACAGCCGCATCCATGTACTACCTGCAGGGCGAGACGATGGACGTCATCGCCAAGCACCTGGGTACGTCGAGGTCGACGGTCTCGCGTCTGCTCAAGCAGGCCCGCCAGACCGGTCTGGTGCGGATCAGCCTGGCTCAGCCGACGGGGCCCCCCAACGGCGCCGGGACGTCGCTGTCGAGGATGTTCGGGGTGCGGACCACGGTGGTGCCGGTGCGTTCGGGCACGACGGCGGTGCACCGGCTCGACCAGGTGGCGCGGATCGCCGGGCAGCTGGCCACCGATCTGGTCGAGGACCACACCTCGATAGGGATCGCCTGGGGCACCACTCTGGACGCGGTGGCCCAGCACGTCATCCCGAAGGATGTGCGCGGGGTGCAGGTGGTCCAGATGAACGGAGCGGCGAACCCGGTGACCTCGGGGATCCCCTATGTCGGCAATCTGATGGCGCGGCTGGGGCAGGCCTTCCAGGCGGAGGTGGTCCACTTCCCGGTGCCGGCCTTCTTCGACAACCCGGAGACGAAGGCCGCGATGTGGCGCGAGAGGGCCGTCCAGTCGGTGCTCAAGGAGCAGCGGACGCTGGACGTGGCGATCTTCGGGGTCGGGGCGCTCCAGGGGCCGGTGCCCTCCCATGTCTACTCGTCGGGCTACCTCGATGACGCCGAGATGGGCGAGCTGTCGGGCAGCGGGGTGGTCGGGGATGTGAACACCGTCTTCCTCAAGGCCGACGGATCCTATGCCGACATCCCCTTCAATGAGCGGGCCACCGGAATGAGCCCCCACCAGCTGCGGAAGGTGCCGCGCCGGGTCTGCGTGGTGGCCGGGAAGGCGAAGGCCAGGATCCTGCTGGCGGCACTGCGGGCCCGGGTGGCCACCGACCTGGTGGTCGACGACGAGACCGCAAGAGCAGTGCTCGACCTCATGTGA